TTTCTATTTCAGTCGGACCAATGCACAGGCTTGCAAGGATTCTTGGTCTTCCACAGTTTTGGTGGTGGCACCGGCTCTGGGTTCACCTCCCTCTTGATGGAACGTCTGTCTGTTGACTATGGAAAGAAGTCCAAGCTTGAATTCGCCATCTACCCAGCTCCTCAAGTTTCCACAGCTGTGGTTGAGCCCTACAACGCCATCCTCACCACCCACACTACCCTGGAGCACTCAGACTGTGCTTTCATGGTGGACAATGAAGCCATTTATGACATCTGCCGCAGAAACCTGGACATTGAGCGCCCAAACTACATCAACCTGAATCGATTGATCAGTCAGATTGTGTCTTCCATCACCGCCTCCCTCAGATTTGATGGAGCTCTAAATGTGGACTTGACAGAGTTCCAGACCAACTTGGTGCCCTACCCCCGTATCCACTTCCCCCTGGCCACCTATGCCCCTGTAATCTCTGCAGAGAAAGCTTACCATGAGCAGCTCTCTGTGTCTGAGATCACCAATTCCTGCTTCGAGCCATGCAACCAGATGGTGAAATGTGACCCCAGACACGGTAAATACATGGCTTGCTGCCTGCTGTACCGTGGTGATGTGGTGCCAAAAGATGTCAACGCTGCTATCGCTGCCATCAAGACCAAGCGCTCCATCCAGTTTGTGGACTGGTGCCCAACAGGATTCAAGGTTGGTATCAACTACCAGCCACCAACAGCAGTTCCTGGTGGAGATCTGGCTAAGGTGCAGCGCGCCGTGTGCATGTTGAGCAACACCACAGCCATTGCTGAGGCCTGGGCTCGCCTGGACCACAAGTTTGATCTGATGTATGCCAAGCGcgcctttgtgcactggtacgtGGGTGAGGGTATGGAGGAAGGAGAGTTCTCTGAGGCTCGGGAGGACATGGCCGCCCTGGAGAAGGATTACGAAGAGGTTGGGATAGACTCCTACGAAGATGAGGAAGAAGGAGAGGAATGAAGTGTCTTTCTACTGTTGAAATCTTAAGGTGCAATTCCCCTGTCCGTCACTTTGCAACAATAAAGATTT
The Rana temporaria chromosome 6, aRanTem1.1, whole genome shotgun sequence DNA segment above includes these coding regions:
- the LOC120944195 gene encoding tubulin alpha chain-like isoform X2, encoding MRECISVHVGQAGVQMGNTCWELYCLEHGIQPDGQMPSDKAIGGGDDSFTTFFSETGAGKHVPRAIFVDLEPTVIDEVRTGIYRQLFHPEQLISGKEDAANNYARGHYTIGKEIIDSVLDRIRKLSDQCTGLQGFLVFHSFGGGTGSGFTSLLMERLSVDYGKKSKLEFAIYPAPQVSTAVVEPYNAILTTHTTLEHSDCAFMVDNEAIYDICRRNLDIERPNYINLNRLISQIVSSITASLRFDGALNVDLTEFQTNLVPYPRIHFPLATYAPVISAEKAYHEQLSVSEITNSCFEPCNQMVKCDPRHGKYMACCLLYRGDVVPKDVNAAIAAIKTKRSIQFVDWCPTGFKVGINYQPPTAVPGGDLAKVQRAVCMLSNTTAIAEAWARLDHKFDLMYAKRAFVHWYVGEGMEEGEFSEAREDMAALEKDYEEVGIDSYEDEEEGEE